In Thermospira aquatica, the following proteins share a genomic window:
- a CDS encoding LapA family protein — protein sequence MSRFWVKITSVVILLLLFIILILQNVTTVAVNLFFWSFQLPLIVLMLISLLVGFVVGLLVYALSVQQKQ from the coding sequence ATGTCTCGTTTCTGGGTAAAAATCACAAGCGTTGTTATTTTGTTACTTCTTTTCATCATTTTGATTCTGCAAAATGTAACGACCGTAGCGGTAAATCTATTTTTCTGGAGTTTCCAGCTACCCCTTATTGTTTTGATGCTGATATCGCTTCTTGTAGGATTTGTTGTAGGTCTTCTCGTGTATGCCTTATCCGTTCAGCAGAAACAATAA
- a CDS encoding ATPase domain-containing protein: protein MDRVIGGFVRGQTILLAGEPGVGKSTLLLHLANIFANDYRVCYLHGEESASQIKLRASRLGITRDFWLLAETRVEIVLEFLSKQKPDILLVDSVQMLELSRYTSPPGSVLQVRESTQTLVRACKEHGILLILVGHITKSGQIAGPKIIEHLVDTVLFFEQDKKGLYRIIRSLKNRFYATDEWGIFEMTSTGIHSLSATASLFRHEYDSLPTGVSFYPLLDGNRVIPVEVQAIAVPSSFSYPRRTAEGFDINRLYILLAVLERQLNYQFSKLDVYVNITSGIDITDTALDLAVIAALISTYTQIPLSPSWLVFGEVGLAGEIRLVRGGEKRIEEGFKLGFSEVFYPYGVKTNKTAGVKPLRHIQELALLIENAKKSLSHLSSS from the coding sequence TTGGATCGCGTCATTGGGGGATTTGTTCGGGGTCAAACCATTCTCCTTGCTGGAGAACCAGGCGTAGGAAAATCTACCCTCCTCCTGCATCTTGCCAATATTTTTGCAAACGACTACCGCGTGTGCTACCTTCACGGCGAGGAGTCTGCTTCGCAGATTAAACTCCGGGCAAGTCGTCTGGGAATCACACGGGATTTCTGGCTTCTTGCCGAAACGCGAGTAGAGATAGTACTTGAGTTTCTTTCCAAACAAAAACCGGATATCCTTCTCGTTGACTCTGTCCAGATGCTTGAGCTCTCCCGCTACACCTCTCCCCCTGGAAGTGTTCTCCAGGTACGTGAGTCTACCCAAACCCTCGTGCGAGCATGCAAGGAGCATGGCATCCTCTTGATTCTCGTAGGACACATCACCAAAAGCGGACAAATTGCAGGTCCCAAGATTATCGAACACCTTGTGGATACGGTGCTTTTCTTTGAACAGGACAAAAAAGGACTCTATCGTATTATCCGAAGTCTGAAGAACCGTTTCTACGCAACTGATGAATGGGGAATCTTTGAGATGACTTCTACAGGAATTCATTCTTTAAGTGCCACAGCCTCCCTTTTTCGTCACGAATATGACAGTCTCCCGACAGGAGTGAGTTTTTACCCTCTTCTCGATGGAAATCGAGTAATTCCCGTCGAAGTTCAAGCGATTGCTGTGCCATCCTCCTTCAGCTATCCCCGAAGAACCGCTGAAGGGTTTGATATCAATAGGCTCTACATCCTTCTGGCAGTCCTCGAACGACAGTTAAACTACCAGTTCTCCAAACTTGATGTCTATGTCAATATCACGAGCGGTATCGATATTACCGATACGGCACTTGATCTTGCTGTAATCGCTGCTCTCATCTCCACGTATACCCAGATACCCCTTTCCCCCTCGTGGCTAGTGTTTGGGGAGGTGGGACTCGCCGGAGAGATCCGGCTCGTGCGTGGGGGTGAAAAACGTATAGAGGAAGGTTTTAAATTGGGTTTTTCGGAGGTTTTCTACCCCTATGGGGTCAAAACCAATAAAACCGCAGGAGTCAAACCCCTCCGCCATATCCAGGAACTTGCCCTCCTCATAGAAAATGCAAAGAAATCCCTCTCCCATCTTTCTTCCTCCTGA